In Pogoniulus pusillus isolate bPogPus1 chromosome 41, bPogPus1.pri, whole genome shotgun sequence, a genomic segment contains:
- the ATP5F1D gene encoding ATP synthase subunit delta, mitochondrial, with protein sequence MGWESEAPLQPCLTRACPPAFAVSSGSVTVNADSTVQVLAEEAVTMDMLDLATAKSNLEKAVSEMAAASDEAAKAEAQIKVEANEALVKALE encoded by the exons ATGGGATGGgaat ctgaagcacctctgcagccctgcctgacccgggcctgccctcctgccttcGCAGTGAGCAGTGGCTCCGTCACCGTCAACGCCGACTCCACCGtgcaggtgctggcagaggaggcagtGACCATGGACATGTTGGATCTGGCT actgcGAAGTCgaacctggagaaggctgtttCAGAGATGGCTGCAGCGTCTGATgaggcagccaaagcagagGCTCAGATTAAAGTAGAAGCTAATGAAGCCCTTGTGAAAGCCCTGGAGTGA